In a genomic window of Glaciimonas sp. PCH181:
- a CDS encoding alanine racemase — translation MPYPGEKLHDARLLRPSWVELDYSVIHQNLAIARKLIGKDKRIYFVCKGDGFGFGADEVALAAAAADVDGLCAGSPEEVKKIRDAGVTLPIVLFASTLPNDLGKAIDLGATVTIQSEEALNAVLALNRDVEIFVEIDCGFGRFGFTEDQWKVAFARLAVQDKVRMKGIYSHLSAPDDSEISTRQRQVYETALADAEACGHVDFERMLASSRVMINYPDWPYSAVDPGRFIYGALDGEHMKRAGLKPLLHAIRGRIIHVQTHPPGTMLGIGYGVPIRIETTKRLAIVPIGFWDGLNHVPPLSRAIVNGQFVSAMGRRTFQHTLLDVSDVPDAGVGSLVTFMGNSGDLSISIDELAQDMGIPVMEAIPRLVRALPHVHC, via the coding sequence ATGCCATATCCTGGGGAAAAACTGCACGATGCGCGGTTACTCCGGCCGAGCTGGGTAGAGCTCGACTATTCCGTGATTCATCAAAATCTAGCTATTGCCCGCAAACTGATTGGCAAAGACAAACGCATTTATTTCGTCTGCAAAGGTGATGGCTTTGGTTTTGGTGCGGACGAAGTGGCGCTGGCTGCCGCAGCAGCGGATGTTGACGGTCTATGTGCTGGCAGCCCTGAAGAGGTAAAAAAAATACGGGATGCCGGAGTCACGCTACCCATTGTTCTATTTGCCTCGACCCTACCAAACGACTTGGGAAAGGCCATTGACTTAGGCGCAACGGTGACGATTCAGAGCGAGGAAGCATTAAATGCGGTTTTGGCACTGAACAGGGATGTAGAGATATTCGTCGAGATAGACTGTGGATTTGGACGGTTCGGCTTCACTGAAGATCAATGGAAGGTTGCATTTGCCAGACTGGCGGTCCAAGACAAAGTGCGTATGAAAGGTATTTATTCACACCTCAGTGCGCCCGATGACAGCGAAATTTCTACACGTCAACGCCAAGTTTATGAAACTGCGCTGGCCGATGCAGAGGCTTGTGGTCACGTCGATTTCGAGCGGATGCTGGCAAGTAGTCGCGTGATGATCAATTATCCTGACTGGCCTTATTCGGCGGTAGATCCGGGGCGTTTCATCTATGGCGCTTTAGACGGCGAACACATGAAACGTGCAGGATTGAAACCGCTGCTGCATGCCATTAGAGGACGTATCATCCACGTTCAGACGCATCCACCAGGTACGATGCTTGGCATCGGTTATGGGGTGCCTATTCGGATTGAAACGACCAAACGTCTGGCGATTGTTCCCATCGGATTTTGGGACGGCTTAAATCATGTTCCACCGTTAAGCCGGGCGATTGTGAATGGGCAATTCGTCTCAGCAATGGGACGCCGCACGTTCCAGCACACGCTGTTAGATGTCTCTGATGTTCCTGATGCAGGCGTTGGCAGTCTGGTGACTTTTATGGGGAACAGCGGAGATCTTTCTATTTCAATCGATGAACTCGCTCAAGATATGGGTATTCCGGTAATGGAAGCTATCCCGCGTCTGGTAAGAGCGCTACCCCACGTACATTGTTAG
- a CDS encoding hydantoinase/oxoprolinase family protein, which produces MATNIRYRAGVDIGGTFTDIVLLGTDGSIHTKKLSSTPDDYGRAIVTGLTSLLASLGATTAQVDELVHATTIATNTVLEAKGAKTALITTKGFRDVVEIGRLRVPGLYDLNYAKPTPLALRRHRYEVTERVSSNGDVVTPLDLSSLDYAIENIKTEGIEAVAVSLLHSYANPQHEQLIRERLVKEFGDAVYVTCSNEILPEIREYERTSTTVVNAYLGPVVCGYLRSLIAKLRDAGMNGAVQIMHSNGGVMTADAVMVKPAAIIESGPAAGVIAGAHVAAISGYLEVITVDMGGTTAKAAIIEGGEPARTTEYEVGAGINLSSKLVKGGGHAVKLPFVDVSEIGAGGGSKVRMDVGGLIRVGPDSAGSVPGPVCYDMGGDIPTLTDAVLTLGYLNPEYIAGGEVRLNAKKAITAIEETIAKPGNLDLLDAAFGVFSIAAASMTRAVKAVSTYRGRDPRDFALFAFGGNGPVISHAIAELMEMDTLIIPPRPGVFSAMGLLYSKTQHEHMRTLFKPLSEIADGELENALLGLARKASGDLIAEGYSENDIALTYALDIRYAEQAYELSVPLSFNGKEKIDLEKVALDFHAEHRRTYGHASEHEPVELVTVRLSGGLKLQENRRYEAEKLESGDQVESARASKTRKAYFGKKHGLIDTPVLTRKELLGRQIVGPAIIEEYDSTCVIPPGATARIDNHQNIHIQMGVAK; this is translated from the coding sequence ATGGCCACAAATATTCGTTATCGGGCTGGCGTCGACATTGGAGGTACTTTTACCGACATCGTGTTACTAGGAACCGACGGCTCCATCCACACCAAAAAACTCTCCTCGACGCCCGATGATTATGGAAGAGCAATCGTGACCGGGCTCACATCGCTGCTTGCATCCTTAGGTGCCACTACAGCACAAGTCGATGAACTGGTGCACGCCACCACCATTGCGACAAATACCGTACTTGAAGCTAAGGGCGCTAAGACTGCGCTGATTACAACCAAAGGTTTCCGCGACGTTGTCGAAATTGGCCGACTCCGAGTTCCTGGGCTATACGACTTGAATTACGCTAAACCCACACCGTTAGCGCTGCGTCGGCATCGCTATGAGGTCACCGAACGCGTGTCTAGCAATGGCGATGTCGTCACACCTTTAGATCTTTCTAGCCTCGATTACGCCATCGAAAACATCAAGACTGAGGGCATCGAAGCAGTAGCAGTCAGCCTGCTGCACTCTTACGCAAATCCGCAGCATGAGCAATTGATTCGCGAACGTCTGGTGAAAGAATTCGGCGACGCCGTTTATGTCACTTGTTCAAACGAAATTCTGCCGGAAATCCGTGAATACGAAAGAACTAGTACCACCGTTGTAAACGCCTATTTGGGACCTGTCGTCTGCGGTTATTTGCGTAGTCTTATCGCAAAATTACGTGATGCAGGAATGAACGGCGCTGTTCAAATCATGCATTCAAACGGCGGCGTTATGACAGCCGATGCAGTGATGGTGAAACCGGCGGCGATTATCGAATCCGGTCCGGCTGCTGGCGTCATCGCTGGCGCGCACGTCGCCGCGATTTCGGGTTATCTGGAAGTTATCACCGTAGACATGGGCGGCACAACCGCCAAAGCAGCCATTATTGAGGGCGGTGAGCCAGCCCGCACAACAGAGTACGAAGTTGGTGCCGGAATTAACTTAAGCAGCAAATTGGTAAAAGGCGGCGGCCATGCGGTCAAACTGCCGTTCGTCGACGTTTCAGAAATTGGCGCTGGCGGCGGTAGCAAAGTGCGTATGGATGTCGGCGGCCTGATTCGCGTTGGTCCAGATTCTGCTGGGTCGGTCCCGGGTCCAGTGTGTTATGACATGGGTGGCGATATACCAACCTTGACCGATGCAGTGCTGACGTTGGGTTATTTAAATCCAGAATATATTGCTGGCGGCGAGGTTCGGCTGAATGCAAAGAAAGCGATTACGGCGATTGAAGAAACGATTGCCAAACCGGGCAATCTCGACCTTCTTGACGCTGCATTTGGCGTCTTTTCGATTGCGGCGGCCTCTATGACACGTGCTGTAAAAGCGGTATCGACCTATCGCGGCCGTGATCCACGGGATTTTGCATTGTTCGCTTTCGGTGGGAATGGCCCCGTCATTTCCCATGCCATCGCTGAGCTAATGGAAATGGATACACTCATCATCCCACCGCGTCCAGGAGTTTTCAGCGCAATGGGTCTTCTATACTCGAAGACCCAACACGAACACATGCGCACCCTTTTTAAACCGCTGAGCGAAATTGCCGATGGCGAATTGGAAAATGCATTGCTTGGATTAGCCCGGAAGGCTAGCGGCGACCTGATCGCTGAAGGCTACTCTGAAAATGATATTGCGCTGACCTACGCATTGGATATCCGTTACGCAGAGCAAGCTTATGAACTCAGCGTTCCCCTGTCTTTTAATGGCAAAGAAAAGATTGACCTAGAAAAAGTTGCTCTCGATTTCCATGCTGAACACCGTCGCACATACGGCCATGCATCAGAACATGAACCAGTCGAACTAGTCACCGTGCGCTTATCGGGCGGGCTTAAGTTGCAGGAAAATCGTCGCTACGAGGCTGAGAAATTAGAGTCTGGGGATCAAGTAGAAAGCGCCCGTGCGTCGAAAACCAGAAAAGCCTACTTTGGCAAAAAACATGGCCTTATCGATACGCCTGTACTGACCCGCAAGGAGCTGCTCGGCCGGCAAATAGTCGGCCCCGCGATTATCGAAGAATATGATTCGACCTGCGTTATCCCACCCGGTGCAACAGCAAGAATTGACAATCACCAAAACATCCACATCCAAATGGGAGTAGCCAAATGA
- a CDS encoding peptidoglycan DD-metalloendopeptidase family protein yields the protein MQKIRLAVFGVLIAMIAACSTPNGGTAPAGPGYYTVQKGDTLYSIGRKFNQSHRSIASWNKLADANGIEVGQVLRVVPPGSAGGNATETKTRAASTPSVTPSSSPKVEETGIDWIWPTDGVKTASFSAKKKGIEIAGQSGQPVLAAASGKVMYAGSGIRGYGNLLIIKHTGSLLSVYAHNKVILAKEGQMVSKGQQIAEMGKSDSSTVKLYFEIRRDGKPIDPAGIFPGR from the coding sequence ATGCAGAAAATTCGTTTAGCAGTATTCGGTGTTTTAATCGCGATGATCGCCGCATGCAGTACGCCCAACGGCGGCACTGCCCCTGCCGGACCCGGTTATTACACCGTCCAAAAGGGCGATACTTTATATAGTATCGGCCGCAAATTTAATCAGAGTCATCGCAGTATCGCTAGTTGGAATAAACTTGCCGATGCAAACGGGATCGAAGTAGGCCAGGTTTTGCGGGTGGTACCACCGGGCAGTGCTGGTGGCAATGCGACAGAAACAAAGACCCGTGCAGCCTCGACCCCATCGGTAACGCCATCGTCATCGCCTAAAGTTGAGGAAACCGGGATTGACTGGATATGGCCAACGGATGGCGTAAAAACTGCCAGTTTCTCTGCCAAGAAAAAAGGTATCGAGATCGCTGGCCAGAGTGGGCAGCCGGTGCTGGCGGCGGCTAGTGGCAAGGTGATGTATGCCGGATCAGGAATACGCGGCTACGGGAATTTGTTAATCATTAAGCACACCGGCAGTTTGCTATCGGTGTATGCGCATAATAAGGTCATACTCGCCAAAGAAGGCCAGATGGTCAGTAAAGGTCAGCAGATCGCCGAAATGGGGAAATCCGATAGCAGCACCGTCAAGCTCTATTTTGAGATTCGTCGTGATGGTAAGCCGATTGATCCGGCCGGGATATTTCCGGGGCGCTAA
- a CDS encoding cupin domain-containing protein, producing MNQNPTTETKFSHVKPEDTHFKADGLRDFFLYKDMGIAEATNGKVVAQLVRANNAPEKGTGWHVHEAQFHIVYMLKGWAKFMYEDKETHVSAGDCVHQNPGIRHFLFDYSADMEYFEVVGPADFSSISVAGPCSVPAPKPWDIRNKQL from the coding sequence ATGAATCAAAACCCTACAACAGAAACGAAATTTTCCCACGTCAAGCCAGAAGACACCCATTTCAAAGCAGATGGACTCCGTGACTTCTTTTTATACAAAGACATGGGTATCGCCGAGGCAACAAATGGGAAGGTAGTCGCGCAATTGGTACGTGCCAACAATGCGCCCGAAAAAGGTACGGGCTGGCATGTCCATGAGGCCCAATTTCATATCGTATACATGCTAAAAGGCTGGGCGAAATTTATGTATGAGGATAAAGAAACGCACGTATCGGCTGGTGATTGCGTCCATCAAAATCCAGGCATTCGCCATTTCCTATTTGATTACTCCGCAGATATGGAATATTTCGAGGTCGTTGGTCCGGCGGATTTTTCCAGTATTTCGGTTGCTGGACCATGCTCAGTTCCCGCACCGAAGCCTTGGGATATTCGAAATAAGCAATTATAA
- a CDS encoding hydantoinase B/oxoprolinase family protein → MSTQLDPITLEIVKNALSSIADEMALVILRTAYSPIVRDSMDYSTAVCDREGRTIAQGLTLPIHLGSFPSAMRTLIAQHGESMRAGDAFIMNDPYTSGGMHLPDVYIILPIHFEGKLEGFAATIVHHTDVGGLMPGSMALNATEIYQEGLRIPLVKLFSEGTPNQAIFDIFATNSRMPTQLLGDLRAQIAACHACERGILHLLQKYGSSSFNEYVNALHDYSEKLTRNAISQMPDGEYEAIDYIDGLGESGEPIVFKVKIIVSGEELAIDWNGTHPQVRGAINCPIATTISVAFAAVRAVASVDIPNCDGFARPITVRAEAGSLVNAVEPAACAARGVIAYRMFDTLMLAFAKVVPERVPAAGEGGPTVVSMSGRKAGKSWLITDGILGSWGGRQLKDGVDGISSPLANMSNQPIELIEARLPIRVTSYGLVKDSGGAGKHRGGLAIKREYESTEEGANFTVRSDRRLHLPQGLNGGFPGSPSLNILHDDADGELLPVMPMGLNPIKKGQVFTHIAAGGAGHGNPIERDPQDVLADILDDKISTSLARELYGVVLTKGGDAIDETSTRQSREKLAKVSFEQRAQTQIEIFGTTNAIKPAWLQQSAAKGVN, encoded by the coding sequence ATGAGTACGCAACTCGATCCAATCACACTTGAAATAGTGAAGAACGCGCTAAGTTCGATAGCCGATGAAATGGCGCTTGTTATCCTGCGCACAGCTTATTCACCGATCGTTCGCGACTCAATGGATTACTCCACAGCAGTATGCGACCGCGAAGGCAGAACCATCGCACAGGGTCTGACCTTACCGATCCATTTGGGATCTTTTCCAAGTGCGATGCGCACCCTTATCGCGCAGCATGGCGAATCGATGCGGGCCGGTGACGCATTCATCATGAACGATCCGTACACCTCGGGCGGCATGCATCTTCCCGACGTATATATCATCTTGCCTATCCACTTCGAGGGAAAATTGGAAGGCTTTGCCGCCACGATTGTTCACCATACCGACGTTGGCGGTTTGATGCCGGGCAGCATGGCACTCAATGCCACCGAGATCTATCAAGAAGGACTGCGGATTCCTTTAGTCAAACTGTTCTCCGAAGGCACGCCGAATCAAGCAATCTTCGATATTTTTGCCACAAATTCAAGAATGCCAACACAGCTACTGGGCGATTTACGCGCGCAAATCGCTGCATGTCATGCTTGTGAGCGCGGCATTCTGCATCTGTTGCAAAAGTACGGTTCTTCATCGTTTAACGAATACGTCAATGCGCTGCATGACTACTCCGAAAAACTCACGCGTAACGCCATTTCTCAGATGCCAGATGGCGAGTATGAAGCCATCGATTACATTGATGGCTTAGGTGAAAGTGGCGAGCCTATCGTTTTCAAAGTAAAGATCATTGTCAGCGGCGAAGAGTTAGCCATTGATTGGAACGGCACACATCCACAAGTCCGGGGAGCAATCAACTGTCCTATCGCAACGACTATCTCCGTTGCATTCGCAGCGGTGCGTGCTGTAGCTTCTGTCGACATCCCAAATTGCGACGGTTTCGCTCGTCCAATTACAGTGCGCGCTGAAGCTGGCAGCCTGGTGAACGCGGTTGAGCCTGCGGCTTGTGCCGCCCGCGGCGTCATTGCTTACCGGATGTTCGATACATTGATGCTGGCGTTTGCAAAGGTCGTACCTGAACGTGTTCCCGCCGCTGGCGAGGGAGGCCCTACCGTCGTTTCAATGTCAGGTCGAAAAGCCGGAAAATCATGGCTAATTACTGATGGCATTTTGGGCAGCTGGGGCGGTCGTCAATTAAAAGATGGCGTTGATGGCATCTCCAGTCCGTTGGCGAATATGTCAAATCAACCGATTGAACTGATTGAGGCTCGCCTGCCGATTCGGGTCACCAGTTATGGGCTAGTTAAAGATTCAGGTGGTGCAGGTAAACATCGCGGCGGCCTTGCCATCAAACGGGAATACGAATCGACCGAAGAAGGTGCAAATTTCACGGTTCGATCAGACCGTCGTCTCCATCTCCCGCAAGGACTGAACGGAGGTTTCCCAGGCTCTCCTTCACTCAATATTCTGCACGATGACGCAGACGGTGAACTTTTACCGGTGATGCCGATGGGGCTTAATCCGATTAAAAAAGGACAAGTCTTTACACACATCGCCGCTGGCGGCGCAGGACACGGCAATCCAATTGAACGCGATCCTCAAGACGTGCTGGCAGATATTCTGGACGACAAAATATCCACTTCGCTTGCCCGCGAATTGTATGGCGTAGTTCTCACAAAAGGCGGCGACGCGATAGACGAAACATCGACCCGACAAAGCCGGGAAAAACTGGCTAAAGTGAGTTTTGAGCAGCGTGCGCAAACACAGATAGAAATATTCGGTACCACCAATGCTATCAAACCGGCATGGCTGCAACAAAGCGCTGCAAAGGGAGTAAATTGA
- a CDS encoding PLP-dependent aminotransferase family protein, which produces MMKSSVIREMMKFTQQPHVISFAGGLPAAEKFPLDALSDAWHTLFDKTRPSAFQYGPTEGQPSLRKWIGERLQVPVANVIITTGSQQGLDLLGKIFVERNRRLLVEAPTYLGALQAFSIYEPEYVTVPSDEDGIVTEAINAEDCENASFLYLVPNFQNPTGRQLSMRRRQALIEKAQAHNLLLVEDDPYGQLCYSGEQFPTLQSMDPERVVYLGSFSKVLAPGLRVGFIVAPTEILDKLVQAKQATDLHTCSVAQELVYAVVSNGSFDTHLSNIRDLYKQRCDAMMRALEINMPPEVQWTNPMGGMFIWVTLPIHVNTVDLLNAAIEKGVAFVPGGSFFAHTPSHSNTMRLSFATVNATQIEAGIKILSALVIEHINIGK; this is translated from the coding sequence ATGATGAAAAGTTCTGTTATCAGAGAAATGATGAAGTTCACGCAACAGCCTCACGTTATTTCCTTCGCAGGAGGGCTTCCTGCTGCAGAAAAGTTTCCGCTTGATGCGTTAAGCGACGCGTGGCACACCCTGTTTGATAAAACTCGTCCAAGCGCATTTCAATACGGACCCACAGAGGGGCAGCCATCGCTACGAAAATGGATTGGTGAGCGATTGCAAGTCCCGGTGGCCAACGTCATCATCACTACCGGCTCGCAGCAAGGTCTGGATTTACTGGGAAAGATATTCGTTGAGCGTAACCGCCGCTTATTGGTCGAGGCACCGACGTATCTGGGCGCGTTGCAAGCGTTCTCAATATACGAGCCAGAATACGTGACAGTGCCTTCGGACGAAGATGGCATTGTTACCGAGGCGATTAATGCTGAGGATTGTGAGAATGCGTCGTTTCTCTATCTCGTGCCGAACTTTCAGAATCCGACCGGGCGTCAGCTCTCCATGCGCCGTCGCCAGGCGTTAATTGAAAAGGCGCAGGCACATAATCTTTTACTAGTGGAAGACGATCCTTACGGACAACTTTGCTATTCCGGCGAACAGTTTCCTACGCTGCAGTCGATGGATCCAGAGCGTGTGGTCTATCTTGGTTCGTTTTCTAAAGTGTTGGCTCCGGGTTTGCGCGTGGGTTTTATCGTCGCGCCTACTGAAATTCTGGATAAGCTGGTACAGGCCAAGCAGGCGACTGACTTGCATACCTGTTCTGTCGCACAAGAACTGGTCTATGCCGTTGTCAGCAATGGTTCTTTCGATACACATCTCTCGAATATTCGTGATTTGTACAAGCAGCGTTGCGATGCAATGATGCGCGCGTTGGAGATAAATATGCCTCCTGAAGTGCAATGGACCAATCCAATGGGCGGCATGTTTATTTGGGTAACACTGCCGATCCATGTCAATACAGTTGATCTTCTTAATGCTGCAATTGAGAAGGGGGTCGCTTTTGTGCCCGGTGGGTCGTTTTTTGCGCATACGCCATCACACAGTAATACTATGCGTTTGTCGTTTGCGACGGTAAATGCGACGCAAATCGAAGCCGGTATAAAAATCCTAAGTGCGCTTGTGATTGAGCATATTAATATTGGTAAATAG
- a CDS encoding DUF1178 family protein, with the protein MKVYNLCCDQDHRFEGWFSSEQDFLSQSEHHQIACPTCDSPTIRKLPSAPHLNLSHAAATGASTANHAAREDVAMKQNAAFMEMAHYVIKNTEDVGERFTEEARRIHYKEVPTHAIRGIASASQREELAEEGIDVVELALPTRLTQPLQ; encoded by the coding sequence ATGAAAGTCTACAATTTGTGCTGCGATCAAGATCATCGTTTTGAAGGCTGGTTTTCTTCGGAGCAGGATTTTCTATCGCAATCGGAACATCATCAAATCGCCTGCCCGACATGCGATAGCCCTACTATTCGTAAATTGCCTTCTGCGCCGCATCTCAATTTGTCCCACGCAGCGGCGACCGGCGCATCAACGGCAAACCATGCGGCACGCGAGGATGTTGCGATGAAACAAAATGCAGCCTTTATGGAGATGGCGCATTACGTGATTAAAAATACGGAAGATGTCGGCGAGCGGTTTACAGAAGAAGCGCGCCGTATTCACTACAAAGAAGTCCCCACGCATGCGATACGCGGCATAGCCAGCGCCAGTCAGCGCGAAGAGTTGGCAGAGGAGGGGATTGATGTGGTGGAGCTGGCATTGCCGACACGGTTGACGCAACCGCTGCAGTGA
- a CDS encoding LacI family DNA-binding transcriptional regulator: protein MRKINGDKALEAKLTMQEGREKMPTILGVAKLAGVSVGSVSRVINNNSTVLPATRERVLQAIKTLGFQPNSVAQSMRQGSTRAVGCMVTDVSQAVAAQMLSGAEQALAKANYAVLVTSSHFDMQRELQNIDFFRQRKLDGLLLTITNDEDKSRAELLRRIGIPVVLWERDINGEFDAVITDHADGAYQATRYLISLGHSRILIVTGHQATLTGREQERGYCLAYTEAGLTVDDSLLLRTGSFSMTNCAGLLSPSTRPTAVIANIGDIPMVLKVAKTLRLSVPADLSIISIGETDLMEVLRPSITVVRGNGFEVGRTAAQMLLNLFGKTNNTVKQKVVFPAELVVRESCTIVKTPA from the coding sequence ATGCGAAAAATAAACGGTGATAAGGCACTGGAAGCCAAATTGACAATGCAAGAGGGCCGGGAAAAGATGCCCACGATATTAGGGGTGGCTAAACTTGCCGGGGTTTCCGTTGGTTCAGTGTCCCGCGTCATCAACAATAACAGCACCGTGCTGCCAGCAACGCGAGAGCGCGTGCTCCAAGCAATCAAGACACTTGGTTTTCAGCCGAACAGCGTTGCACAGAGCATGCGTCAAGGTTCAACTCGGGCCGTCGGTTGCATGGTGACGGATGTGTCGCAGGCAGTGGCAGCGCAAATGCTGAGTGGAGCCGAGCAGGCATTAGCCAAGGCTAATTACGCAGTGCTAGTGACGTCATCACACTTCGACATGCAGCGCGAACTACAAAATATCGATTTTTTCAGGCAGCGTAAGTTAGATGGCTTGCTGCTCACTATCACCAATGATGAAGACAAGTCCAGAGCTGAATTGCTGCGCCGGATTGGCATACCGGTTGTGCTGTGGGAGCGAGACATCAATGGCGAGTTTGATGCAGTTATCACCGATCATGCCGATGGTGCGTATCAGGCGACACGTTATCTTATTAGCCTTGGACATTCACGCATTTTGATCGTCACCGGGCACCAGGCCACGCTGACAGGGCGCGAGCAGGAGCGGGGCTACTGTTTAGCCTATACCGAAGCAGGCTTAACCGTCGACGATAGTCTGTTATTGCGCACAGGGTCCTTTAGCATGACCAACTGCGCGGGACTTCTCAGCCCCAGCACCCGCCCCACGGCGGTTATCGCAAATATAGGCGATATACCAATGGTCTTAAAAGTCGCTAAGACGCTAAGGCTTTCTGTACCTGCTGACCTCTCCATTATTTCTATCGGCGAGACTGATTTGATGGAGGTTTTGCGGCCGTCGATTACGGTTGTCCGAGGCAACGGATTTGAAGTTGGTCGCACAGCAGCGCAAATGTTATTAAACCTGTTTGGAAAAACCAATAATACGGTCAAGCAAAAAGTGGTATTTCCTGCTGAATTGGTGGTTCGAGAGTCTTGCACCATCGTAAAAACGCCCGCCTGA